From one Chloroflexota bacterium genomic stretch:
- a CDS encoding enoyl-CoA hydratase/isomerase family protein produces the protein MTELKFVEWQSSDGVGRLTLKRPPLNVVNIAMLREMDSALEAAAQDSTLRLLVLCAEKTLRMFSAGVDVADHTADKVGDMIPLFDRVCVALADFPIPTLAIVHGHALGGGCELALCCDLIIAADGANFGQPEIKLATIAPIAALRLPGLVGYRRAAEMLFIGDTVNAVEAARIGLINRAVPAGELDQVAEQYIGKLRGLSAAALRAGKRAARLGADGWAAERLPAMEKLYLEDLMSTADAGEGVASFIEKRAPVWRHK, from the coding sequence ATGACTGAACTGAAATTTGTCGAGTGGCAATCAAGCGACGGGGTGGGCCGCCTCACATTAAAGAGACCGCCGCTCAACGTCGTCAACATCGCCATGCTCCGCGAGATGGACTCGGCGCTCGAAGCCGCCGCCCAGGACTCGACTCTGCGCCTGCTGGTCTTGTGCGCCGAAAAAACGCTACGCATGTTCTCCGCCGGAGTGGACGTGGCCGATCATACCGCCGACAAAGTGGGAGACATGATTCCGCTCTTCGACCGGGTCTGTGTTGCCCTGGCCGACTTCCCGATTCCAACTCTTGCTATCGTTCACGGCCACGCCCTCGGCGGCGGGTGCGAATTGGCTTTGTGTTGCGACCTCATCATTGCGGCAGATGGCGCAAACTTCGGCCAGCCGGAGATCAAATTGGCGACCATCGCACCAATTGCGGCCCTGCGCCTCCCTGGTCTCGTCGGCTACCGCCGCGCGGCGGAGATGCTGTTTATTGGAGACACGGTCAATGCCGTAGAGGCGGCCCGAATTGGGTTGATCAACCGTGCCGTCCCGGCTGGTGAGCTCGATCAAGTCGCCGAGCAATACATCGGCAAACTGCGCGGCTTGAGCGCGGCGGCTCTGCGCGCCGGCAAGCGCGCCGCCCGGCTCGGCGCAGACGGCTGGGCCGCAGAGCGTTTACCGGCGATGGAAAAGCTGTATCTCGAAGACTTGATGTCCACCGCCGACGCAGGCGAAGGTGTGGCCTCGTTCATCGAAAAACGCGCGCCGGTTTGGAGACACAAATGA
- a CDS encoding 2-hydroxyglutaryl-CoA dehydratase: MNYTAGIDVGSTYTKAIILSEDDQIVGRGLVKTGFKLNEAGERVLGQALTQAELQQTDITYIASTGYGRFQTAIRNVNVTDLTATARGARFLFPNTMTILDVGGQTMKASRLDESGKVKSFRLNDKCAAGTGAFLEKTARYMGFNTEEIGPLAATSKALVPISGVCAVFAESEVINCLSQGSAPADIMQGAIASLVDRSVQLMKRVQMEPEFTLVGGILRFETMAKWCRTNWG, translated from the coding sequence ATGAACTACACAGCGGGCATTGACGTTGGCTCGACGTACACCAAAGCCATCATTCTAAGTGAAGACGATCAAATCGTCGGGCGCGGGCTGGTGAAGACCGGCTTCAAGCTCAACGAGGCCGGGGAGCGGGTGCTGGGACAGGCGCTGACCCAGGCCGAGCTTCAACAAACCGATATCACTTACATCGCCAGCACCGGCTATGGCCGTTTTCAAACTGCCATTCGCAACGTCAACGTCACTGACCTAACGGCGACGGCGCGCGGCGCGCGCTTCCTCTTTCCGAACACGATGACGATTCTCGACGTGGGCGGGCAAACGATGAAGGCCAGCCGCCTCGACGAGTCGGGCAAGGTGAAATCGTTCCGCCTCAACGACAAGTGCGCGGCCGGCACCGGCGCGTTTTTGGAAAAGACGGCGCGATACATGGGCTTCAACACCGAAGAGATCGGGCCGCTGGCGGCGACTTCCAAAGCTCTCGTTCCCATCTCCGGTGTGTGCGCCGTGTTCGCCGAGTCGGAAGTAATCAACTGCCTCTCGCAGGGCAGCGCCCCGGCAGACATCATGCAAGGGGCCATCGCCTCTCTCGTGGATCGCTCGGTGCAGTTGATGAAGCGGGTGCAAATGGAACCGGAGTTCACCCTGGTGGGCGGCATTCTGCGTTTTGAGACAATGGCAAAGTGGTGCAGGACAAACTGGGGATGA
- a CDS encoding 2-hydroxyglutaryl-CoA dehydratase, whose amino-acid sequence MAYAAGVDVGSTQTKAVIINENREIVSRALIDTGANVVLAAENAYAEALKSKSIDEREVEYVVGTGYGRYKVTFGDTQITEISCHGRGAVHMFPRTRTVVDMGGQDTKAIRVSPTGEIVDFCMNDKCAAGTGRFLGAAAAALEIPLGELGVVALQAEKAVKISTTCTVFAESEVVSWLGKGKKIEDILLGVHQSIVSRSLGLMRRVGIEPEVTFTGGVTRNIGVVTVLNEMIGFPVNVSEDSHYMGALGAALFAMDRIMAGRVPADGVAEKA is encoded by the coding sequence ATGGCATACGCCGCAGGTGTGGACGTAGGTTCAACGCAGACCAAAGCCGTCATCATCAACGAGAACCGGGAGATCGTGAGCCGGGCGCTGATTGACACCGGGGCCAACGTGGTGCTGGCCGCCGAGAACGCTTACGCCGAAGCGCTCAAGAGCAAAAGTATTGATGAGCGCGAAGTGGAGTACGTCGTCGGCACAGGCTATGGCCGTTACAAGGTGACGTTCGGCGACACGCAGATTACGGAGATTTCCTGTCACGGGCGTGGCGCGGTACACATGTTCCCCCGCACGCGCACGGTGGTGGACATGGGCGGGCAGGACACCAAAGCCATCCGCGTCAGCCCCACCGGCGAGATTGTTGATTTCTGTATGAACGACAAGTGCGCGGCGGGCACCGGGCGGTTTCTGGGCGCGGCGGCGGCGGCCCTGGAAATTCCGCTGGGCGAGTTGGGAGTGGTGGCTTTGCAGGCGGAGAAGGCGGTGAAGATCAGCACCACCTGCACCGTCTTCGCCGAGTCCGAAGTGGTCTCCTGGCTGGGCAAAGGCAAAAAGATTGAGGACATTCTGTTGGGAGTCCATCAGTCCATCGTCTCGCGGTCGCTGGGGTTGATGCGGCGGGTGGGCATCGAGCCGGAGGTGACTTTTACCGGCGGCGTCACCCGCAACATTGGCGTCGTCACCGTCCTCAACGAGATGATCGGCTTTCCGGTGAACGTCAGCGAGGACTCGCATTACATGGGCGCGCTCGGCGCGGCGCTGTTTGCAATGGATCGAATCATGGCTGGCCGCGTCCCGGCAGACGGCGTGGCCGAGAAAGCGTAG
- a CDS encoding 2-hydroxyacyl-CoA dehydratase produces the protein MSEGQIAESIVGRGAKEGAQLFREWFQTLTEAPERGEKAAYVFVMGSMAEVLRTFDFHTVFPEINALQTAVRRVAHEYLNTAEDYGYSPDICGYVKADVAMQLRGGEHPMGRIPKPSLAVYTNACNTYVKWAEIWERMYHIPIFTLDVPGSRAAGTQTWPGHPDFENDKRYVAAQLKELITLCEEVSGKKFDIDKLREVLGHANDMSRAWKRVLELNQSTPAVFNAVTDGTVYLGMSNGFRGTAAGSAYFKRVVEEMEYKSAHGLGTLHDEKYRLIFVGVPCYPIFRRFNEMFAEWGGAFVSSTYLWFASGGTNLGYEYDLSRPLDSLAEGVLISVRHAMDSMFFQDQTLIDMVGPYKVDGVVYHPIKSCRTVSTGLADNRRRLLETTDVGSLFIESDMMDKRVVSEAQLKNRIDAFFEGLATRKQLAG, from the coding sequence ATGAGTGAAGGGCAAATCGCAGAAAGCATTGTCGGGCGCGGGGCCAAAGAAGGGGCGCAGTTGTTCCGCGAGTGGTTTCAAACGCTGACCGAAGCGCCGGAGCGGGGCGAGAAGGCGGCTTATGTGTTCGTGATGGGGAGCATGGCCGAAGTGCTTCGCACCTTTGACTTTCACACCGTCTTCCCGGAGATCAACGCCTTGCAAACGGCGGTGCGGCGCGTGGCCCACGAATACCTCAACACCGCCGAAGATTATGGCTACTCGCCCGACATTTGCGGCTACGTGAAAGCCGACGTCGCTATGCAACTTCGCGGCGGCGAGCACCCGATGGGGCGAATACCAAAACCGTCGCTGGCCGTGTACACCAACGCCTGCAACACGTACGTCAAGTGGGCGGAGATTTGGGAGCGCATGTACCACATTCCGATCTTCACCCTGGACGTGCCGGGAAGCCGGGCGGCTGGCACGCAAACCTGGCCCGGCCACCCCGACTTTGAGAATGACAAACGCTACGTGGCGGCTCAACTCAAAGAATTGATCACTTTGTGCGAGGAAGTGTCGGGCAAAAAGTTCGACATTGACAAATTGCGGGAGGTGTTAGGCCACGCCAACGACATGAGCCGGGCCTGGAAGCGGGTTCTGGAATTGAACCAGAGCACGCCGGCTGTGTTCAACGCCGTCACCGACGGCACGGTGTATCTGGGAATGTCCAACGGCTTTCGGGGCACGGCGGCGGGCAGCGCCTACTTCAAGCGCGTCGTTGAAGAGATGGAATACAAATCGGCGCACGGCCTCGGCACCCTGCACGATGAAAAGTATCGCCTGATCTTCGTCGGCGTGCCGTGCTATCCGATCTTCCGGCGGTTCAACGAGATGTTCGCCGAATGGGGCGGGGCGTTTGTCAGTTCGACTTACCTCTGGTTCGCCTCGGGCGGCACCAATTTGGGCTACGAATACGATTTGAGCCGCCCGCTGGACAGTTTGGCCGAGGGCGTGCTCATCAGCGTCCGGCACGCGATGGACAGCATGTTCTTTCAGGACCAGACGTTGATTGACATGGTCGGGCCGTACAAAGTGGACGGCGTCGTCTACCACCCGATCAAATCCTGCCGCACCGTGTCCACCGGTCTGGCCGACAACCGGCGGCGACTGTTGGAAACAACCGACGTAGGCAGTTTATTCATCGAGTCGGACATGATGGACAAACGGGTTGTGTCGGAAGCGCAACTCAAGAATCGGATTGACGCATTTTTTGAAGGGCTGGCGACGCGCAAGCAGTTAGCGGGTTAG